In Ptychodera flava strain L36383 chromosome 21, AS_Pfla_20210202, whole genome shotgun sequence, a genomic segment contains:
- the LOC139121764 gene encoding glycine receptor subunit alpha-1-like isoform X1, translated as MYISMKPSTVLAALIFILQPVEHRSLTDGQSYPFAESEVSPLPVANDGRQQRFQAKQDRENATSMQMPAQRNISWTSQFVDSILTGYDRRIRPEFDGDAVTVNVDLFISRIDNIAEVTMDFDCTMFLRQQWNDPRLRYNQSITHIPPSGYLLNRIWLPDLFFFNEKRSYFHDITTDNVLVRFSGNGDVLYSMRVSVKVSCTMDFTRFPMDRQYCGMQLESYGYTTNELMFFWKAVDALQLPEHTKKLQQYYVADTKLIRCDKLYYTGNFSCIEVDFIFTRLLGYYWISYFIPSLLLVILSWVSFWINPHASPARVALGVTIVLTVTTQAISVHSILPKVSYITAIDIWMLACLMFVVASLLEYALVHHRISLEEYHEGSIIKALRKLITSSRTSSSSSRRLDPSHTELQTLNSVTPSVDTDIERQDSMKSRRPRGVNIDRCSRILFPTAYMLFNVIYWSSLLTEDEREYDPHVV; from the exons GTCTCTGACAGATGGACAGTCGTATCCGTTCGCTGAGAGCGAGGTGTCGCCCCTTCCCGTGGCCAACGATGGGCGCCAACAGCGGTTCCAGGCAAAGCAAGACCGCGAGAACGCAACGTCGATGCAGATGCCAGCGCAGCGGAACATCAGCTGGACGTCACAGTTCGTTGATAGCATCCTCACTGGTTACGACAGGAGAATCCGACCGGAGTTTGATG GCGATGCAGTAACAGTAAACGTAGACTTGTTCATTAGCCGCATCGATAACATCGCCGAAGTCACAATG GACTTCGACTGCACAATGTTCCTTCGCCAGCAGTGGAACGATCCTAGACTCAGATACAACCAGAGCATCACACATATACCTCCCTCGGGCTACCTCCTCAACAGGATCTGGCTACCTGACTTGTTCTTCTTCAACGAAAAGAGATCATATTTTCACGATATTACAACTGATAACGTCTTAGTCAGGTTCTCTGGTAACGGCGACGTACTCTACAGCATGAG AGTATCAGTCAAGGTGTCATGTACCATGGACTTTACTCGATTCCCCATGGACAGACAATACTGTGGTATGCAATTGGAGTCAT ATGGTTACACAACGAATGAATTAATGTTTTTCTGGAAAGCGGTTGACGCCCTCCAGCTGCCAGAACACACCAAAAAGCTGCAACAGTATTACGTCGCGGACACGAAGCTTATTCGCTGCGATAAACTTTATTACACAG GCAATTTTTCTTGCATAGAGGTGGACTTCATATTTACCAGACTCCTGGGATATTACTGGATAAGCTATTTCATTCCAAGTTTACTCCTGGTCATACTGTCATGGGTGTCGTTCTGGATTAACCCGCACGCCTCTCCTGCACGGGTCGCCCTTGGAGTCACTATAGTGTTGACTGTGACAACACAAGCTATCAGCGTCCATTCTATTCTTCCAAAGGTCTCCTACATAACG GCGATTGACATCTGGATGCTAGCATGCCTAATGTTTGTTGTTGCGTCTTTACTCGAATATGCACTCGTCCATCACCGCATAAGTTTAGAAGAATACCATGAAGGCAGTATAATAAAG GCTTTACGAAAATTGATAACTAGCAGTCGAACTAGTAGCTCTAGCAGTCGAAGGCTGGACCCGTCACACACAGAACTACAGACTCTGAACTCAGTTACCCCGTCTGTGGACACAGACATAGAAAGACAAGACAGCATGAAGAGCAGGCGACCACGCGGTGTCAACATCGATCGTTGTTCTAGGATACTATTCCCGACGGCGTATATGCTCTTCAATGTGATATACTGGTCGTCGTTACTTACTGAGGACGAGCGGGAATACGACCCGCATGTAGTTTGA
- the LOC139121764 gene encoding glycine receptor subunit alpha-1-like isoform X2 — protein sequence MYISMKPSTVLAALIFILQPVEHRSLTDGQSYPFAESEVSPLPVANDGRQQRFQAKQDRENATSMQMPAQRNISWTSQFVDSILTGYDRRIRPEFDGDAVTVNVDLFISRIDNIAEVTMDFDCTMFLRQQWNDPRLRYNQSITHIPPSGYLLNRIWLPDLFFFNEKRSYFHDITTDNVLVRFSGNGDVLYSMRVSVKVSCTMDFTRFPMDRQYCGMQLESCNFSCIEVDFIFTRLLGYYWISYFIPSLLLVILSWVSFWINPHASPARVALGVTIVLTVTTQAISVHSILPKVSYITAIDIWMLACLMFVVASLLEYALVHHRISLEEYHEGSIIKALRKLITSSRTSSSSSRRLDPSHTELQTLNSVTPSVDTDIERQDSMKSRRPRGVNIDRCSRILFPTAYMLFNVIYWSSLLTEDEREYDPHVV from the exons GTCTCTGACAGATGGACAGTCGTATCCGTTCGCTGAGAGCGAGGTGTCGCCCCTTCCCGTGGCCAACGATGGGCGCCAACAGCGGTTCCAGGCAAAGCAAGACCGCGAGAACGCAACGTCGATGCAGATGCCAGCGCAGCGGAACATCAGCTGGACGTCACAGTTCGTTGATAGCATCCTCACTGGTTACGACAGGAGAATCCGACCGGAGTTTGATG GCGATGCAGTAACAGTAAACGTAGACTTGTTCATTAGCCGCATCGATAACATCGCCGAAGTCACAATG GACTTCGACTGCACAATGTTCCTTCGCCAGCAGTGGAACGATCCTAGACTCAGATACAACCAGAGCATCACACATATACCTCCCTCGGGCTACCTCCTCAACAGGATCTGGCTACCTGACTTGTTCTTCTTCAACGAAAAGAGATCATATTTTCACGATATTACAACTGATAACGTCTTAGTCAGGTTCTCTGGTAACGGCGACGTACTCTACAGCATGAG AGTATCAGTCAAGGTGTCATGTACCATGGACTTTACTCGATTCCCCATGGACAGACAATACTGTGGTATGCAATTGGAGTCAT GCAATTTTTCTTGCATAGAGGTGGACTTCATATTTACCAGACTCCTGGGATATTACTGGATAAGCTATTTCATTCCAAGTTTACTCCTGGTCATACTGTCATGGGTGTCGTTCTGGATTAACCCGCACGCCTCTCCTGCACGGGTCGCCCTTGGAGTCACTATAGTGTTGACTGTGACAACACAAGCTATCAGCGTCCATTCTATTCTTCCAAAGGTCTCCTACATAACG GCGATTGACATCTGGATGCTAGCATGCCTAATGTTTGTTGTTGCGTCTTTACTCGAATATGCACTCGTCCATCACCGCATAAGTTTAGAAGAATACCATGAAGGCAGTATAATAAAG GCTTTACGAAAATTGATAACTAGCAGTCGAACTAGTAGCTCTAGCAGTCGAAGGCTGGACCCGTCACACACAGAACTACAGACTCTGAACTCAGTTACCCCGTCTGTGGACACAGACATAGAAAGACAAGACAGCATGAAGAGCAGGCGACCACGCGGTGTCAACATCGATCGTTGTTCTAGGATACTATTCCCGACGGCGTATATGCTCTTCAATGTGATATACTGGTCGTCGTTACTTACTGAGGACGAGCGGGAATACGACCCGCATGTAGTTTGA